A stretch of the Dyella telluris genome encodes the following:
- the glyQ gene encoding glycine--tRNA ligase subunit alpha: MSARTFQDVIQTLNRYWAAQGCVLLQPLDTEVGAGTFHPATFLRSLGPEPWAAAYVQPSRRPTDGRYGENPNRLQHYYQYQVVMKPNPDNILDLYIGSLKELGLDPLVHDLRFVEDNWESPTLGAWGLGWEVWLNGMEVTQFTYFQQAGGLECRPVTGEITYGLERLAMYLQNVDNVYDLVWTEGPHGKVTYGDVFHQNEVEQSTYNFEHANVPELLRWFDVCEGEANKLIAANLPLPAYEQVMKASHTFNLLDARRAISVTERQRYILRVRTLARAVAETYVAQREKLGFPGLKKNVKEQAA; encoded by the coding sequence ATGTCCGCGCGCACCTTCCAGGATGTGATCCAGACCCTCAACCGCTACTGGGCGGCCCAGGGTTGTGTCTTGCTGCAGCCCCTCGATACCGAGGTTGGCGCCGGCACCTTCCACCCCGCCACTTTCCTGCGTTCGCTCGGTCCCGAGCCGTGGGCTGCGGCCTATGTGCAGCCCTCGCGCCGTCCCACCGACGGCCGCTACGGCGAAAACCCCAACCGCCTGCAGCATTACTACCAGTACCAGGTGGTGATGAAGCCCAACCCGGACAACATCCTGGACCTGTACATCGGTTCGCTGAAGGAACTGGGCCTGGACCCGCTGGTGCACGACCTGCGCTTTGTCGAGGACAACTGGGAATCGCCCACGCTGGGCGCCTGGGGCCTGGGCTGGGAAGTCTGGCTCAACGGCATGGAGGTGACGCAGTTCACCTACTTCCAGCAGGCCGGCGGCCTGGAATGCCGTCCCGTGACCGGTGAGATCACCTATGGCCTGGAACGCCTGGCCATGTACCTGCAGAACGTGGACAACGTCTACGACCTGGTGTGGACCGAAGGCCCGCACGGCAAGGTCACCTACGGCGACGTCTTCCACCAGAACGAAGTGGAACAGAGCACCTACAACTTCGAGCACGCCAACGTGCCCGAATTGCTGCGCTGGTTCGACGTATGCGAAGGCGAAGCCAACAAGCTGATCGCCGCCAACCTGCCGCTGCCTGCTTACGAACAGGTCATGAAGGCCAGCCACACCTTCAACCTGCTCGACGCGCGCCGCGCCATCAGCGTGACCGAACGCCAGCGCTACATCCTGCGCGTGCGCACGCTGGCCCGCGCGGTGGCCGAAACCTATGTCGCGCAACGCGAGAAGCTCGGTTTTCCGGGCCTGAAGAAGAACGTGAAGGAGCAGGCCGCATGA
- a CDS encoding DUF1481 domain-containing protein, translating into MRRLVWSLMSVAALALAGCGNSSQSPEGGNAAQAPAAANQVTGQVTLPEGSSVSATAKLDLTLIDVSQADSKPLATKTVEPANTLPVSFELPFNASDVNPQGMYVLQATLTDGDRAYKPHLQTPVLNGKPSTGLTVQLFPEQTPGEKELAAFTSVQKQIGGMKISNGTKLEDKVSRGWQVFREAGEVKFIREDVDYGDKGFTSTDYAYKDGKPWVVVQQKKASREGKASSTERAAWTADGNLVLKTNEQGGKSSPLADDEAASLQKQAQSILNLATGGKGK; encoded by the coding sequence ATGCGCCGTCTTGTTTGGTCGCTGATGTCAGTCGCTGCTCTGGCTCTCGCCGGCTGTGGCAATTCTTCCCAGTCGCCCGAGGGTGGCAACGCCGCCCAGGCACCGGCTGCGGCCAACCAGGTCACCGGTCAGGTCACCCTGCCCGAGGGCAGCAGCGTGTCCGCTACGGCCAAGCTGGACCTCACCCTGATCGACGTGAGCCAGGCGGACAGCAAGCCGCTGGCGACCAAGACCGTCGAGCCGGCCAACACCCTGCCGGTCTCCTTCGAGCTCCCGTTCAACGCCAGCGACGTCAATCCGCAGGGCATGTACGTGCTGCAGGCGACGCTGACCGATGGTGATCGCGCCTATAAGCCGCACCTGCAGACCCCCGTGCTCAACGGCAAGCCCTCCACCGGCCTGACCGTGCAGCTGTTCCCGGAACAGACCCCGGGCGAGAAGGAGCTGGCTGCCTTCACCTCCGTGCAGAAGCAGATCGGCGGCATGAAGATCAGCAACGGCACCAAGCTGGAAGACAAGGTCTCCCGCGGCTGGCAGGTGTTCCGCGAAGCCGGTGAAGTGAAGTTCATCCGCGAAGACGTCGACTACGGCGACAAGGGCTTCACCAGCACCGATTACGCCTACAAGGACGGCAAGCCGTGGGTGGTCGTGCAGCAGAAGAAGGCCAGCCGTGAAGGCAAGGCGTCCTCGACCGAGCGCGCTGCCTGGACGGCGGATGGCAACCTGGTGCTGAAGACCAACGAGCAGGGCGGCAAGAGCTCGCCGCTGGCCGATGACGAAGCAGCCAGCCTGCAGAAGCAGGCACAGAGCATCCTGAACCTGGCAACGGGCGGCAAGGGCAAGTAA
- a CDS encoding helix-turn-helix domain-containing protein has protein sequence MNMQKISTNETASTFADRIKVLIQRVGSVTEIARMCGFSEGVVRSWRDGNTDPSRARCVTLAKTLGISLVWLVAGEGQIQVTDAMASGEDLPNAEASANRHRSKLRTAADTLHASGMAMDPNRLNTALRILQSELDLAESRLTLADNADMLADLYEILGPGGTDVDATAMVSFNQRLHERVKRGRQVVA, from the coding sequence ATGAACATGCAGAAAATTTCGACCAACGAGACCGCTTCTACCTTTGCCGATCGCATCAAGGTGCTGATCCAGCGGGTGGGCAGCGTCACCGAGATCGCACGTATGTGCGGGTTCTCCGAAGGCGTCGTGCGCAGCTGGCGCGATGGCAACACCGACCCCTCGCGTGCGCGTTGCGTCACGCTGGCCAAGACCCTGGGCATTTCGCTGGTGTGGCTGGTGGCGGGCGAAGGCCAGATCCAGGTCACCGACGCCATGGCCTCGGGCGAAGATCTGCCGAACGCGGAAGCCTCGGCCAACCGTCATCGCTCCAAGCTGCGCACCGCGGCGGATACCTTGCATGCCAGCGGCATGGCGATGGATCCGAACCGCCTGAACACGGCGCTGCGCATCCTGCAGTCGGAACTCGACCTGGCCGAGAGCCGCCTGACCCTGGCCGACAACGCCGACATGCTGGCGGACCTGTACGAAATCCTGGGTCCGGGCGGCACCGACGTGGACGCCACGGCCATGGTCTCGTTCAACCAGCGCCTGCACGAACGCGTGAAGCGCGGCCGCCAGGTCGTGGCCTGA
- the glyS gene encoding glycine--tRNA ligase subunit beta: MSAATKPLLIELGTEELPPKALDELAAAFLRGICDGLAKRGVDAALDEAKQYASPRRLAVHIPSVAVNQPEQSVERRGPAVNAALDANGQPGKALQGFAQSCGVTVEQLEKLETDKGSWFVFRAVKPGQPVAALLPEIIDEALKGLPIPKPMRWGDHDYTFVRPAHWLVILHGSDIIDGSVLGLTSGRKSRGHRFMHTQPVHVSDADIWLDSMRAAKVLADPAERRQKIRDEVARAAKETGGVPQLDDALLDEIANLTEWPVAIACTFEREFLAVPPEALVTTMETNQKFVPVFDAEGKLTEHFIGIANIESKQPSEIRKGYERVIRPRFADAKFFWDEDLKTPLAGYQDQLKNVTYQQALGSLWDKTVRAAELARIIAGRVGVDAGAATRAAALSKCDLLTRMVGEFPELQGVMGRYYASHHGEAKDVADALDSYYQPRFAGDAIAAGPVGQVLAVADRFDTLAGIFAVGMKPSGNKDPFALRRAALGLARTLVEGGLELDLRGSFVEALELLPEAALAAGLKPGKDGKAPVLDAGKRRAALADELVDFVLDRLRGYYAEKGFGTEQFEAVLAVSPDSLVDFDRRLRAVSEFGRRPEALSLAAANKRVANILRKQAEEEGAAPLGTTVDPTHFEADAERALHAALDAARADTQAPLQAGDYAAVLTRLAQLQAPVDAFFDGVLVNAENPAVRANRLALLGQLKAQFGAIADIARL; the protein is encoded by the coding sequence ATGAGCGCCGCCACCAAGCCGCTGTTGATCGAGCTGGGCACCGAAGAACTGCCGCCCAAGGCGCTGGACGAACTGGCCGCTGCGTTCCTGCGTGGCATCTGCGACGGACTGGCCAAGCGCGGCGTCGATGCCGCCCTGGATGAAGCGAAGCAGTACGCCTCGCCGCGTCGTTTGGCCGTCCATATCCCGTCGGTGGCAGTGAACCAGCCGGAGCAGAGTGTGGAGCGTCGCGGCCCCGCGGTGAATGCCGCGCTGGACGCGAATGGCCAGCCGGGCAAGGCCCTGCAAGGCTTTGCGCAGTCCTGTGGCGTGACGGTGGAGCAGCTGGAAAAGCTCGAAACCGACAAGGGGTCGTGGTTCGTGTTCCGCGCCGTGAAGCCGGGTCAGCCGGTGGCCGCGCTGCTGCCGGAGATCATCGACGAAGCGCTCAAGGGCCTGCCGATTCCCAAGCCGATGCGCTGGGGTGATCACGATTACACCTTCGTGCGCCCGGCCCACTGGCTGGTGATCCTGCATGGTTCGGACATCATCGACGGCTCCGTGCTTGGCCTGACCAGCGGCCGCAAGTCGCGCGGTCATCGCTTCATGCACACGCAGCCGGTGCACGTGTCCGACGCCGATATCTGGCTCGACTCCATGCGCGCCGCCAAGGTGCTGGCCGACCCGGCCGAACGTCGCCAGAAGATCCGTGACGAAGTGGCCCGCGCCGCCAAGGAAACCGGCGGCGTGCCGCAGCTGGATGACGCGCTGCTGGATGAAATCGCCAACCTCACCGAATGGCCGGTGGCCATTGCCTGCACGTTCGAACGCGAGTTCCTCGCGGTGCCGCCGGAAGCGCTGGTCACCACCATGGAGACCAACCAGAAATTCGTGCCGGTGTTCGACGCCGAAGGCAAACTCACCGAGCACTTCATCGGCATTGCCAACATCGAGAGCAAGCAGCCCTCGGAGATCCGCAAGGGCTACGAGCGCGTGATCCGTCCGCGTTTCGCCGACGCCAAGTTCTTCTGGGACGAAGACCTCAAGACGCCGCTGGCCGGTTACCAGGACCAGCTGAAGAACGTCACCTACCAGCAGGCGCTGGGCAGCCTGTGGGACAAGACGGTGCGTGCGGCCGAGCTGGCGCGCATCATCGCCGGTCGCGTCGGTGTGGACGCCGGCGCCGCCACGCGCGCGGCCGCACTCAGCAAGTGCGACCTGCTCACCCGCATGGTCGGCGAGTTCCCGGAACTGCAGGGCGTGATGGGCCGTTACTACGCCTCGCACCATGGCGAAGCGAAGGACGTGGCCGACGCGCTGGACAGCTACTACCAGCCGCGCTTTGCCGGTGATGCGATCGCTGCTGGCCCGGTGGGCCAGGTGCTTGCCGTGGCCGACCGCTTCGACACGTTGGCCGGCATCTTTGCCGTCGGCATGAAGCCCAGCGGCAACAAGGATCCGTTCGCGCTGCGTCGCGCCGCCCTCGGCCTGGCCCGCACGCTGGTCGAAGGTGGCCTGGAGCTGGACCTGCGTGGCAGCTTCGTCGAAGCGCTGGAACTGCTGCCGGAAGCCGCGCTTGCTGCCGGCCTCAAGCCGGGCAAGGACGGCAAGGCGCCGGTGCTGGATGCCGGTAAGCGTCGCGCCGCGCTGGCCGACGAACTGGTCGATTTCGTGCTGGATCGCCTGCGCGGCTACTACGCCGAAAAGGGCTTTGGCACCGAGCAGTTCGAAGCCGTGCTGGCCGTGTCGCCGGACAGCCTGGTCGATTTCGACCGTCGTCTGCGCGCGGTGAGCGAGTTCGGCCGTCGTCCGGAAGCCCTCAGCCTGGCCGCCGCCAACAAGCGCGTGGCCAACATCCTGCGCAAGCAGGCCGAAGAGGAAGGTGCGGCCCCGCTGGGTACCACGGTGGATCCGACCCACTTCGAGGCCGATGCGGAACGTGCCCTGCACGCCGCGCTGGATGCGGCACGCGCCGATACGCAGGCGCCGCTGCAGGCCGGCGATTATGCGGCGGTGCTGACGCGCCTCGCACAGCTGCAGGCACCGGTCGATGCCTTCTTCGACGGCGTGCTGGTGAATGCCGAAAACCCTGCCGTGCGCGCCAACCGCCTGGCCCTGCTGGGACAGCTGAAGGCTCAGTTCGGCGCCATTGCCGATATCGCCCGCCTCTAA
- a CDS encoding TonB-dependent receptor plug domain-containing protein, with translation MQYRKKVDNKLTVAVRLALAVGTFAAMSPAFAQDASSASQNDAKKLEAVTVTGSRIPRVDVETAQPVVTIDRKQIENQGFTSVADILQNLTEVGTPPISRANALSSGEDVGGYYVDLRNLGANRTLILINGKRLGANTSGLQDLGQIPVSVIDRIEVLKDGGSSIYGSDAIAGVVNVITRSNFTGAEANAYVGEYDQGDGKNQSYDFTIGTANDRGSIMASAQYQKDDPVWAKDRDFSAYPSGPYHQTASWSAVTQNGSFSGPCGPGGAKATCTLTPGTDPRNIANYQPLTSDRYANANQEMTLQTGTERTSLFVAGKYNLEENIAFKTDFLYNKRSTFQQIAGYPYQSANWNPKTPLSGQSYFNPLGTDLQFARRGWEVPRTTTSDLETYRWTAGFEGYFEVGGHTWNWDVGAMTNRNNMLKTGHGDFNLVNAAKALGPSYMGSDGKVHCGTAANPTSGTCVPWNPLLPYGQAGAGSLSDPDLQSFLFPEFHDTGKTTTVDYTANIAGTVPGLPAGEIGIAAGVEHRQEDGRFVPDAFNQAGLSSGLAATTTKGKYSVNEAYLEFDVPLLKDMTMARELSIDVATRYSDYDNFGNTTNSKASLKWKPIDDLLVRGSWAQGFRAPTISDLYGGIGSSFESYTDPCDAGHGASHGNPAVAARCTGGFGGQPAVAANYQQLGQALVPCKTYPCQTNYQFITGSNPNLTPETATTRTLGLIYSPHYLEGFDVSLDWYKIDIKNVIASDAVQDILDDCYVGGIASRCANFTRDPATGVITNMNYGLTNKGWQKTAGYDFGVNYRFTVASIGQFAARWNTTYVDYLNVKADDNPSTIVQPLTGYGGNFRTRSNLSLDFTRGLFGMTWTMRYYSGMTERCSWADECNDPNHIDPFNGAQAQRHTGSTTFNDVQFRWTLPWKGIISVGANNVFDKQGPIMYSKPNSSFVYYGGFDIGRFYYLKYSQRF, from the coding sequence ATGCAGTACCGCAAGAAAGTTGACAACAAACTTACGGTCGCCGTGCGTCTGGCGTTGGCCGTAGGTACCTTCGCGGCGATGTCGCCGGCTTTTGCCCAGGACGCGTCCTCGGCCAGCCAGAACGACGCCAAGAAGCTCGAGGCCGTCACCGTGACCGGCTCGCGTATCCCGCGCGTGGATGTGGAAACCGCCCAGCCGGTGGTCACCATCGACCGCAAGCAGATCGAAAACCAGGGTTTCACCTCGGTTGCCGACATCCTGCAGAACCTCACCGAAGTGGGCACCCCGCCGATCAGCCGCGCCAACGCGCTGTCCTCGGGTGAAGACGTGGGTGGCTACTACGTCGACCTGCGCAACCTCGGTGCCAACCGCACCCTGATCCTGATCAACGGCAAGCGCCTGGGCGCCAACACCTCCGGCCTGCAGGACCTTGGCCAGATCCCGGTGTCCGTGATCGACCGCATCGAAGTGCTGAAGGACGGCGGTTCGTCCATCTACGGTTCGGACGCCATCGCCGGCGTGGTCAACGTGATCACCCGCAGCAACTTCACCGGCGCCGAAGCCAACGCCTATGTGGGCGAGTACGACCAGGGCGACGGCAAGAACCAGAGCTACGACTTCACCATCGGTACCGCCAATGACCGCGGTTCGATCATGGCCAGCGCGCAGTACCAGAAGGACGATCCGGTCTGGGCGAAGGACCGCGATTTCAGCGCGTATCCCTCGGGCCCGTATCACCAGACCGCCAGCTGGAGCGCCGTCACCCAGAACGGTTCGTTCAGCGGCCCCTGCGGCCCGGGCGGCGCCAAGGCCACCTGTACGCTCACGCCGGGCACCGACCCGCGCAACATCGCCAACTACCAGCCGCTCACCTCGGATCGCTATGCAAACGCGAACCAGGAGATGACGCTGCAGACCGGCACCGAGCGCACCTCGCTGTTCGTGGCCGGCAAGTACAACCTTGAAGAGAACATCGCCTTCAAGACGGACTTCCTCTACAACAAGCGCTCGACGTTCCAGCAGATCGCCGGTTATCCGTACCAGTCGGCCAACTGGAATCCGAAGACCCCGCTCTCCGGTCAGAGCTATTTCAACCCGCTGGGCACGGACCTGCAGTTCGCCCGTCGCGGCTGGGAAGTTCCGCGCACCACCACCAGTGACCTGGAAACCTATCGCTGGACGGCCGGTTTTGAGGGCTACTTCGAGGTTGGCGGTCACACCTGGAACTGGGACGTTGGCGCGATGACCAATCGCAACAATATGCTCAAGACCGGACACGGTGACTTCAACCTGGTCAACGCTGCCAAGGCGTTGGGCCCGTCGTACATGGGCTCGGATGGCAAGGTGCACTGCGGTACCGCCGCCAACCCGACCAGCGGCACCTGCGTGCCGTGGAACCCGCTGCTGCCGTACGGCCAGGCCGGCGCCGGCTCGCTGTCCGATCCGGACCTGCAGTCGTTCCTGTTCCCCGAATTCCATGACACCGGCAAGACCACGACCGTCGACTACACCGCCAACATCGCGGGTACGGTGCCGGGCCTGCCGGCCGGTGAAATCGGCATTGCCGCCGGTGTGGAGCATCGCCAGGAAGACGGCCGTTTCGTGCCGGACGCCTTCAACCAGGCGGGCCTGAGCTCCGGCCTGGCGGCCACCACCACCAAGGGCAAGTACTCGGTGAACGAGGCTTACCTTGAGTTTGACGTGCCGCTGCTGAAGGACATGACGATGGCGCGCGAGCTGTCGATCGACGTGGCCACGCGCTACTCCGATTACGACAACTTCGGCAACACCACCAACAGCAAGGCCAGCCTGAAGTGGAAGCCGATCGACGACCTGCTCGTCCGCGGCAGCTGGGCGCAGGGCTTCCGCGCGCCGACCATCTCCGACCTCTACGGCGGCATCGGCAGCAGCTTCGAGTCGTACACCGATCCTTGCGATGCCGGTCATGGCGCCTCGCACGGCAACCCGGCCGTGGCTGCCCGTTGTACCGGCGGCTTCGGTGGCCAGCCGGCTGTGGCGGCGAACTACCAGCAGCTCGGCCAGGCACTGGTGCCCTGCAAGACCTATCCCTGCCAGACCAACTACCAGTTCATCACGGGCTCCAACCCGAACCTGACGCCTGAAACCGCCACCACCCGTACGCTGGGCCTGATCTACAGCCCGCACTACCTGGAAGGCTTCGACGTCTCGCTCGACTGGTACAAGATCGACATCAAGAACGTGATTGCGTCGGACGCCGTGCAGGACATCCTGGACGACTGCTATGTGGGTGGCATTGCTTCGCGCTGCGCCAACTTCACGCGTGATCCGGCCACCGGTGTGATCACCAACATGAACTACGGCCTGACCAACAAGGGCTGGCAGAAGACCGCCGGTTACGACTTCGGCGTGAACTACCGCTTCACCGTGGCCTCGATCGGCCAGTTCGCCGCGCGCTGGAATACGACCTACGTCGACTACCTGAACGTCAAGGCTGACGACAACCCGTCGACCATCGTGCAGCCGCTCACCGGCTACGGTGGCAACTTCCGCACGCGCTCGAACCTGTCGCTGGACTTCACGCGCGGCCTGTTCGGCATGACCTGGACGATGCGTTACTACTCCGGCATGACCGAGCGCTGCTCGTGGGCCGATGAGTGCAACGATCCGAACCACATCGATCCGTTCAACGGCGCGCAGGCGCAGCGTCACACCGGTTCCACCACGTTCAACGACGTGCAGTTCCGCTGGACGCTGCCGTGGAAGGGCATCATCTCGGTGGGCGCCAACAACGTGTTCGACAAGCAGGGCCCCATCATGTACTCGAAGCCGAACAGCTCCTTCGTGTACTACGGCGGCTTCGACATCGGCCGCTTCTACTACCTGAAGTACTCGCAGCGCTTCTAA
- a CDS encoding GspE/PulE family protein encodes MAASPQSVSLLGRHNRLVLDDMLATLVVDGYLLAEDAKQVRMGSRSGRSTVELHPLVLVANAKLPNQREPGRPLSLEALTEWLARHAQLPYLKIDPMKINVAAVTQVVSRAYAERHRILPVAVAPGEVTFASCEPFDSSWAADLSHMIRRDVKRVVSNPIDINRYLAEFYGVQRSIQLAQDAKGQGTPSGILNFEQLLELGKSGEVGADDRHVVHIVDWLLQYAFEQRASDIHLEPRRDAGLMRFRIDGVMHKVFELPPPVMTAVTARIKILSRMDVAEKRRPQDGRIKTRSSAGREVELRISTMPTAFGEKVVMRIFDPDIVAKDFSQLGFSADEDTIWRTMVERPHGIVLVTGPTGSGKTTTLYSTLKHLATPELNVCTVEDPIEMVSPEFNQMQVQPAIDLDFAMGVRTLLRQDPDIIMVGEIRDLETAQMAVQASLTGHLVLSTLHTNDAPSAITRLLDLGVPHYLIQSTLTGVVAQRLVRTLCPHCKEETDQEPHEWTALTHGWSVAVPAKVFRPVGCLECRNTGFMGRTGIYEMLPLTSRLRSLISAQLDLGHFGHAALAEGMQPLRISAAAQVARGVTTVKEVLTVIPPIEHGAV; translated from the coding sequence ATGGCCGCATCACCGCAATCCGTGTCCCTGCTCGGGCGGCACAACCGACTGGTGCTGGATGACATGCTGGCCACGCTGGTGGTCGACGGCTACCTGCTGGCCGAGGACGCCAAGCAGGTCCGCATGGGCTCGCGCAGCGGGCGCAGCACGGTGGAGCTGCACCCATTGGTGCTGGTGGCCAATGCCAAGCTGCCCAACCAGCGTGAACCCGGCCGGCCGCTGAGCCTGGAGGCGCTGACCGAGTGGCTGGCCCGCCATGCCCAGTTGCCGTACCTGAAGATCGACCCGATGAAGATCAACGTGGCCGCGGTGACCCAGGTGGTCAGCCGCGCCTACGCCGAGCGCCATCGCATCCTGCCGGTGGCGGTAGCGCCGGGCGAAGTGACCTTTGCCTCCTGCGAGCCCTTCGACAGCAGCTGGGCCGCGGATCTGTCGCACATGATCCGCCGCGATGTGAAGCGGGTGGTGTCCAACCCGATCGACATCAACCGGTACCTGGCCGAGTTCTATGGCGTGCAGCGTTCGATCCAGCTGGCGCAGGACGCCAAGGGCCAGGGCACGCCTTCGGGCATCCTCAATTTCGAGCAGTTGCTGGAACTGGGCAAGAGCGGCGAAGTCGGTGCGGACGACCGCCACGTCGTGCACATCGTGGACTGGCTGCTGCAGTACGCCTTCGAACAGCGCGCCTCGGACATCCACCTGGAGCCGCGTCGCGACGCGGGCCTGATGCGCTTTCGCATCGACGGCGTGATGCACAAGGTGTTCGAGCTGCCGCCGCCGGTGATGACGGCCGTTACCGCGCGCATCAAGATTCTTTCGCGCATGGACGTGGCCGAGAAGCGTCGCCCGCAGGATGGCCGCATCAAGACGCGTTCTTCTGCCGGGCGAGAGGTGGAACTGCGTATCTCCACCATGCCCACGGCGTTCGGCGAGAAGGTGGTGATGCGTATCTTCGATCCGGACATCGTCGCCAAGGATTTTTCGCAGCTGGGCTTCTCGGCCGACGAAGACACCATCTGGCGCACGATGGTGGAGCGCCCGCACGGCATCGTGCTGGTGACGGGCCCCACCGGTTCGGGCAAGACCACCACGCTTTACTCGACGCTGAAGCACCTGGCGACGCCCGAGCTCAACGTATGCACGGTGGAAGACCCGATCGAAATGGTCAGCCCCGAGTTCAACCAGATGCAGGTGCAGCCCGCCATCGACCTGGATTTCGCCATGGGCGTGCGCACGCTGCTGCGCCAGGATCCGGACATCATCATGGTGGGCGAAATCCGCGACCTGGAAACGGCGCAGATGGCCGTGCAGGCGTCGCTGACCGGCCATCTGGTGCTGTCCACGCTGCATACCAACGATGCACCCAGCGCCATCACCCGACTGCTCGATCTTGGCGTGCCGCATTACCTGATCCAGTCCACGCTGACCGGCGTGGTCGCGCAACGACTGGTACGCACGCTATGCCCGCACTGCAAGGAAGAAACCGATCAGGAGCCGCACGAATGGACGGCGCTGACGCACGGCTGGTCGGTGGCGGTGCCCGCCAAGGTATTCAGGCCGGTAGGCTGCCTTGAATGCCGCAATACCGGCTTCATGGGACGCACTGGCATCTATGAAATGCTGCCTCTTACGTCGCGCCTGCGCAGCCTGATCTCGGCGCAGCTGGACCTTGGCCATTTCGGTCACGCCGCGCTTGCCGAAGGTATGCAGCCGCTGCGCATTTCCGCGGCGGCGCAGGTGGCGCGCGGCGTCACCACGGTGAAGGAAGTGCTCACTGTTATTCCTCCGATTGAACATGGCGCCGTCTGA